A single Sutterella megalosphaeroides DNA region contains:
- a CDS encoding HAD-IA family hydrolase: protein MTARPYDLVVFDWDGTIFDTTALIAEGIRFSARELGLPVPSFEAASTVIGLGWQDALRRAVPDLAYEDYPKFGEIFRRWYIPNEARVTLFPGTRRLIEGLHAAGVQLAVATGKSRPGLDRVLEQTGLGAYFVTTRTPDECRPKPNPDMLEEIGIETGVDASRTVMIGDTTHDLFMARDYHCDGIAMLQGAQSAEELAKAPAVARCRNTVELAAALDFPGLVTPEMFEAERAAREEK, encoded by the coding sequence ATGACCGCACGCCCCTACGACCTCGTCGTTTTCGACTGGGACGGAACGATTTTCGACACGACCGCCCTCATTGCGGAAGGGATCCGTTTCTCGGCCCGCGAGTTGGGACTTCCCGTTCCCTCGTTCGAAGCGGCAAGCACCGTGATCGGTCTCGGATGGCAGGACGCGCTGCGTCGCGCCGTACCCGACCTCGCGTACGAGGACTACCCAAAGTTCGGCGAGATCTTTCGCCGCTGGTACATCCCGAACGAAGCGCGCGTGACGCTCTTTCCGGGGACGCGGCGCCTCATCGAAGGGCTTCATGCCGCGGGGGTGCAGCTGGCGGTCGCTACGGGCAAGAGCCGCCCGGGGCTTGATCGCGTACTCGAACAAACGGGGCTCGGGGCCTATTTCGTCACGACGCGCACGCCCGACGAATGCCGTCCGAAACCCAACCCCGACATGCTTGAAGAAATCGGCATTGAAACCGGCGTCGACGCCTCGCGCACGGTCATGATCGGCGACACGACGCACGACCTCTTCATGGCGCGCGACTATCACTGCGACGGGATCGCCATGCTGCAGGGCGCTCAGAGCGCCGAGGAGCTTGCGAAGGCCCCCGCCGTCGCGCGTTGCCGCAACACGGTCGAACTCGCCGCCGCGCTCGACTTCCCCGGGCTCGTGACCCCCGAGATGTTCGAAGCGGAACGCGCCGCCCGCGAGGAAAAATAA
- a CDS encoding RluA family pseudouridine synthase: protein MTADSIDKISAVPSGSLRALPSDRVTFVVIGEDTDGQRLDNFLFRLAKGVPKSHVYRVIRGGEVRVNKKRVDAQTKLATGDLVRVPPMRVSDRPVTEAPAAPLAADALPVLFEDRHLLVVLKPAGLASHGGSGIRHGLIERLRATRPDEVSLELCHRLDKETSGALIVAKTRKALVRMHDLMKEGGVEKHYLTLVKGDWVNDRQHVKFPLERYLLPSGERRVRVSQEGLSAHSIFTLLKRYGTVSYLDVELKTGRTHQIRVHALASGHPLVGDDKYGDFEFNKAVARGSLGVPFRRMFLHAAKLAFTHPVTGERLVIEAPLPPECEALLNALEKGQ, encoded by the coding sequence ATGACGGCCGATTCCATCGACAAAATTTCCGCCGTGCCCTCGGGGTCGCTGCGCGCTCTTCCCTCCGACCGGGTCACGTTCGTTGTGATCGGCGAGGATACGGACGGCCAGCGTCTCGACAACTTTCTCTTCCGCTTGGCGAAGGGCGTTCCGAAGAGCCACGTCTACCGCGTGATCCGCGGGGGCGAAGTGCGCGTCAACAAAAAACGCGTCGACGCGCAGACGAAACTGGCGACGGGCGACCTCGTGCGCGTTCCCCCCATGCGGGTGAGCGACCGCCCTGTCACCGAAGCGCCCGCCGCGCCCCTCGCGGCGGACGCTCTTCCCGTTCTCTTCGAAGACCGCCATCTGCTTGTCGTTCTGAAGCCCGCGGGCCTTGCCTCCCACGGGGGTTCGGGCATTCGTCACGGGCTCATTGAGCGGCTGCGCGCGACGCGCCCCGACGAAGTGTCGCTCGAACTCTGTCACCGTCTCGACAAGGAAACGAGCGGCGCGCTGATCGTCGCGAAGACCCGCAAGGCGCTCGTGCGCATGCACGACCTCATGAAAGAGGGCGGGGTCGAGAAGCACTACCTGACGCTCGTCAAGGGCGACTGGGTGAACGATCGGCAGCACGTCAAGTTCCCGCTTGAGCGTTACCTCCTCCCCTCGGGCGAGCGGCGCGTGCGCGTTTCGCAGGAAGGCCTCTCCGCCCACTCGATCTTCACGCTTCTGAAGCGCTACGGGACGGTCTCCTACCTCGACGTCGAACTCAAAACGGGCCGCACCCACCAGATTCGCGTGCATGCGTTGGCCTCGGGCCATCCGCTCGTGGGCGACGACAAATACGGGGACTTCGAATTCAACAAGGCGGTCGCCCGCGGCTCGCTCGGCGTACCCTTCCGCCGCATGTTCCTGCACGCCGCCAAACTCGCCTTCACGCACCCCGTGACGGGCGAGCGCCTCGTCATCGAAGCGCCGCTTCCGCCCGAGTGCGAGGCGCTTCTCAACGCTCTGGAGAAAGGCCAATGA
- a CDS encoding ribonuclease E/G has protein sequence MKRMLFNATHAEETRVGIVDGQKLIDIDIETAGREARKSNIYKGIVTRIEPSLEACFVNYGEERHGFLPFKEISRSYFKEGVDVRTATIREAITEGQELIVQVEKEERGNKGAALTTFISLAGRYLVLMPNNPRAGGVSRRIEGEERQELREAMEKLDLPHGMSTIARTAGIGRTTEELQWDLNYLLKLWEAIADAAAPQYELVTEENGRRKTVATTEPVANGKPLKRLNPPPFLIVEESNLVVRAIRDYFQPEIGEILVDTDEIYEQARQFMAHVMPDMVNRVKRYREDIPLFTRFQIEQQIETAYSRTVPLPSGGAIVIDHTEALVAIDVNSARATRGADIEETAFRTNCEAADEVARQMRLRDLGGLIVIDFIDMADSKNQRAVEQRLKDAIRYDRARVQLAKISRFGLMELSRQRLRPSLSEGNHVTCPRCNGVGVIRDTESCALQVLRILQEEAMKEGTGAVHAQVPVDVATFLLNEKRNDITKLEARHRVPIVLIPNTYLETPHYHIERLRQDDERLDDAKPSFDRAEEIETVADDPYAQKGQEDKPARPKQVPVIKNVLPRDPAPVHVEKKPEGNAEKGAKDAGRAAQLTPVTPKKGLFARIAAFLFGSRDESAEAAPKAEAAKAEGQAKDEKSEKNERDERRGRRSRRTNERRSNTGRRERTERTDRLERAEKLKGEKAEKAEKAEKGSDRTERTDRTDRTDRNDRPRRSRRRTTEEAVNEAPVVETTEAVEVAAAPVQSAQPAAPAAEGDEAQKPRRSRRRRRSSAEGEVAQATDEVKSETAATDREEGEKAEKVEQAEKPAVAAEIPAEVRETTEVVEAEAAEADKTDKAESGDKAPEADEGEGRSRRRRRPRRRTRAAAEEGAEEGVKAEDAKSDAEAAVEAQSETKTEAKVEAKRSGELPVEGLLHPEIVVPAPHVPEVPVPHATTNFASELVQIETKKSAVTEAVEHALEEEAQPRPKRRRQAPRREEETLVQIETKKVDVAQTSPVVTEKAEAPAVAEAVETVVAVEQVETTETIEAAVPAVEVVEVAEVTEVVEAPKAVKPAKVDDVAEGLEANLARAGLVQVHTNPEHVTFKGYDVVRQPGRAVEKRADEASEGPLEQVHTRPELCRPVVYEAVRYPGRPKATVVVTEEGPLVQVHTTKKD, from the coding sequence ATGAAGCGCATGCTTTTCAATGCCACGCACGCCGAAGAGACGCGCGTCGGCATCGTCGACGGGCAGAAGCTCATCGACATCGACATCGAAACGGCCGGCCGCGAAGCCCGCAAGTCCAACATCTACAAGGGCATCGTCACCCGCATCGAGCCGAGCCTCGAAGCGTGCTTCGTCAACTACGGCGAAGAACGCCACGGGTTCCTCCCCTTCAAGGAAATCTCCCGCAGCTACTTCAAAGAGGGCGTCGACGTCCGTACGGCGACGATCCGCGAAGCGATCACCGAAGGGCAGGAGCTCATCGTTCAGGTTGAAAAGGAAGAACGCGGCAACAAGGGTGCGGCGCTCACCACCTTCATCAGCCTCGCGGGCCGCTACCTCGTTCTGATGCCCAACAACCCGCGCGCGGGCGGCGTTTCGCGCCGCATCGAAGGCGAAGAGCGTCAGGAACTTCGCGAAGCGATGGAAAAGCTCGACCTGCCGCACGGCATGTCCACCATCGCCCGTACGGCCGGGATCGGTCGCACGACCGAAGAGCTCCAGTGGGACCTCAACTACCTCCTCAAACTCTGGGAAGCGATTGCCGACGCGGCGGCTCCCCAGTACGAGCTCGTCACGGAAGAAAACGGCCGCCGCAAGACGGTGGCGACGACGGAACCCGTCGCGAACGGCAAGCCCCTCAAGCGCCTCAATCCGCCGCCCTTCCTGATCGTTGAAGAATCGAACCTCGTCGTTCGCGCGATCCGCGACTACTTCCAGCCCGAAATCGGCGAAATCCTCGTCGACACGGACGAAATCTACGAGCAGGCCCGCCAGTTCATGGCGCACGTCATGCCCGACATGGTGAATCGCGTCAAGCGCTACCGCGAAGACATTCCGCTCTTTACGCGCTTCCAGATCGAGCAGCAGATCGAAACGGCCTACAGCCGTACGGTGCCTCTCCCCTCGGGCGGCGCGATCGTGATCGACCACACCGAAGCGCTCGTTGCGATCGACGTCAATTCGGCCCGTGCAACCCGCGGCGCCGACATCGAAGAAACGGCCTTCCGCACGAACTGCGAAGCCGCGGACGAAGTCGCGCGCCAGATGCGACTGCGCGATTTGGGCGGCCTCATCGTGATCGACTTCATCGACATGGCCGACTCGAAGAACCAGCGTGCGGTCGAGCAGCGCTTGAAGGACGCGATCCGCTACGACCGCGCCCGCGTGCAGCTCGCGAAGATCAGCCGCTTCGGCCTGATGGAGCTCTCGCGCCAGCGTCTGCGCCCGTCGCTCTCCGAAGGCAACCACGTCACCTGCCCGCGCTGCAACGGCGTCGGCGTCATCCGCGATACCGAAAGCTGCGCTCTGCAGGTGCTGCGCATCCTCCAGGAAGAAGCGATGAAGGAAGGGACCGGGGCCGTTCACGCTCAGGTTCCGGTCGACGTCGCCACGTTCCTTCTCAACGAGAAGCGCAACGACATCACGAAGCTCGAAGCACGTCACCGCGTGCCGATCGTGCTCATTCCGAACACCTACCTCGAGACGCCGCACTACCACATCGAGCGCCTGCGTCAGGACGACGAACGTCTCGACGACGCGAAGCCGAGCTTCGACCGCGCCGAGGAAATCGAAACCGTGGCGGACGACCCCTACGCTCAGAAGGGCCAGGAAGACAAGCCCGCCCGTCCGAAGCAGGTGCCCGTGATCAAGAACGTGCTGCCGCGCGACCCCGCGCCCGTGCACGTTGAAAAGAAGCCGGAAGGCAACGCCGAAAAGGGTGCGAAGGACGCCGGCCGCGCCGCGCAGTTGACGCCCGTGACGCCCAAGAAGGGGCTCTTCGCGCGCATCGCCGCCTTCCTCTTCGGTTCGCGCGACGAAAGCGCCGAGGCCGCTCCGAAGGCCGAAGCTGCCAAGGCCGAAGGGCAGGCGAAGGACGAAAAGTCCGAAAAGAACGAACGCGACGAACGTCGCGGTCGCCGCAGCCGTCGCACGAACGAACGCCGCTCGAACACGGGCCGTCGCGAACGCACGGAACGCACCGACCGACTCGAACGCGCCGAAAAGCTGAAGGGCGAAAAGGCGGAGAAGGCCGAGAAGGCCGAAAAGGGTTCGGACCGCACGGAGCGTACGGACCGCACGGACCGCACGGACCGCAACGACCGTCCCCGCCGCTCGCGTCGTCGCACGACCGAAGAGGCCGTGAACGAAGCGCCCGTCGTGGAAACGACCGAAGCGGTTGAAGTCGCCGCGGCTCCCGTCCAGTCCGCTCAGCCCGCCGCTCCCGCCGCCGAAGGCGACGAAGCGCAGAAACCCCGTCGCAGCCGCCGTCGTCGCCGTTCGAGCGCCGAAGGCGAAGTCGCTCAGGCGACCGACGAGGTGAAGAGCGAAACGGCTGCCACCGATCGCGAAGAGGGCGAGAAGGCCGAGAAGGTCGAGCAGGCTGAAAAGCCCGCCGTCGCGGCCGAAATCCCGGCCGAAGTTCGCGAAACGACGGAAGTGGTCGAAGCTGAGGCCGCCGAAGCCGACAAGACCGACAAGGCCGAATCGGGCGACAAGGCTCCCGAAGCCGACGAAGGCGAAGGCCGTTCGCGCCGTCGTCGTCGTCCCCGTCGTCGCACCCGTGCGGCGGCCGAAGAGGGTGCCGAGGAAGGTGTGAAGGCGGAAGATGCGAAGTCCGACGCCGAAGCCGCGGTCGAAGCGCAGTCCGAAACCAAGACGGAAGCCAAGGTCGAGGCGAAGCGCTCGGGCGAACTCCCCGTTGAAGGGCTCCTCCACCCCGAAATCGTCGTTCCCGCGCCGCACGTGCCGGAAGTGCCCGTGCCGCATGCGACGACCAACTTCGCCTCCGAACTCGTGCAGATCGAAACGAAGAAGTCCGCCGTAACGGAGGCCGTCGAACACGCGCTTGAGGAAGAGGCCCAGCCCCGTCCGAAGCGCCGTCGTCAGGCTCCGCGCCGCGAAGAGGAAACGCTCGTTCAGATCGAAACGAAGAAGGTCGACGTTGCGCAAACCTCGCCCGTCGTGACGGAAAAGGCCGAAGCCCCTGCCGTGGCGGAAGCGGTCGAGACGGTCGTCGCGGTCGAGCAGGTCGAAACGACCGAAACGATCGAAGCGGCCGTCCCTGCGGTTGAAGTCGTCGAGGTTGCTGAAGTGACGGAAGTCGTCGAAGCGCCGAAGGCTGTGAAGCCCGCGAAGGTCGACGACGTTGCCGAAGGGCTCGAAGCGAACCTTGCGCGTGCCGGTCTCGTTCAGGTTCACACGAACCCCGAGCACGTTACCTTCAAGGGTTACGACGTCGTTCGCCAGCCCGGCCGCGCGGTTGAAAAGCGCGCCGACGAAGCCTCGGAAGGCCCGCTCGAGCAGGTGCACACCCGCCCCGAGCTCTGCCGCCCGGTCGTCTATGAAGCGGTCCGCTACCCCGGCCGCCCGAAGGCGACGGTCGTCGTGACGGAAGAGGGTCCGCTCGTCCAGGTCCACACGACGAAGAAGGACTGA
- a CDS encoding gamma-glutamyltransferase family protein has protein sequence MYEFDAQDYPYPSKRHVVYAKNGMVCAGNPTATAAGLQTLLKGGNAVDAAVTVATTLPVVEPTGNGLGSDCFAIIWYKGKLYGINGSGPAPAANSVAALKARGFDKIPSYGIEPVNVPGAVGGWMAMHERFGSMDLEEVMKPAIFYAENGFPVSPNISRLWEEAFGIYSKFRDRPEFAPWFETFAPKNTWLRPGEMFANPDMAKSLRLIAKTHGEAFYKGELAERTHDFFKKYNGFLTGEDLAAYAPEWVDPISVDYHGYDIWELPPNGHGITVLMALQILKGFELGERDSADTMHKQIEAMKLAMTDTAAHVAEPSYMRVTVEELLSERYAAERRALIGEEAMLPTAGDPRYHSTVYFCCADAEGNMVSMIQSNFRGFGSGIVVPGTSISLNDRAENFKFDENHPNALLGGKRPYHTIIPGFITQKGEAVGPFGIMGGFMQPQAHVQVVQNMIDWHLNPQQALDAPRWQWIGGKNVEVEQETPNHIIRLLQRRGHNIIVQPDPYHMGRGQMILRDKSGVLVGGTEKRTDGQIASY, from the coding sequence ATGTACGAATTCGATGCTCAGGACTATCCGTACCCTTCGAAGCGCCACGTCGTCTATGCGAAAAACGGCATGGTCTGCGCCGGCAACCCGACGGCCACGGCCGCGGGTCTTCAGACGCTTTTGAAGGGCGGCAACGCCGTCGACGCGGCCGTCACGGTCGCCACGACCCTGCCCGTCGTCGAGCCTACGGGCAACGGCCTCGGCTCCGACTGCTTTGCGATCATCTGGTATAAGGGCAAGCTCTACGGCATCAACGGCTCGGGCCCCGCGCCCGCCGCCAACTCGGTGGCGGCGCTGAAGGCGCGCGGTTTTGACAAAATTCCGTCTTACGGGATCGAACCCGTGAACGTCCCGGGCGCCGTCGGCGGCTGGATGGCGATGCACGAACGTTTCGGCTCGATGGACCTCGAAGAAGTCATGAAGCCCGCGATCTTCTACGCGGAAAACGGCTTCCCCGTCTCTCCCAACATCTCCCGCCTCTGGGAAGAAGCCTTCGGGATCTACTCGAAGTTCCGCGATCGTCCGGAATTCGCCCCCTGGTTCGAGACGTTTGCGCCGAAGAACACGTGGCTGCGCCCGGGTGAAATGTTCGCGAACCCCGACATGGCGAAGTCCCTGCGCCTCATTGCGAAGACGCACGGCGAAGCCTTCTACAAGGGGGAACTCGCCGAACGCACGCACGACTTCTTCAAGAAGTACAACGGCTTTTTGACGGGCGAAGACCTCGCGGCCTACGCGCCCGAATGGGTCGATCCGATTTCGGTCGACTACCACGGCTACGACATTTGGGAGCTTCCTCCGAACGGCCACGGGATCACGGTCCTCATGGCGCTTCAGATTCTGAAGGGCTTCGAACTCGGCGAGCGCGACTCCGCCGATACGATGCACAAGCAAATCGAAGCGATGAAGCTCGCGATGACGGACACGGCCGCCCACGTGGCCGAGCCTTCCTACATGCGCGTGACGGTCGAAGAGCTCTTGTCCGAGCGCTACGCCGCGGAACGTCGCGCCCTGATCGGCGAAGAGGCGATGCTTCCGACGGCGGGCGATCCGCGCTACCATTCGACCGTCTACTTCTGCTGCGCGGACGCCGAAGGGAACATGGTCTCGATGATTCAGTCGAACTTCCGCGGGTTCGGTTCGGGGATCGTCGTCCCGGGGACGTCGATTTCGCTCAACGACCGTGCGGAAAACTTCAAGTTCGACGAAAACCACCCGAACGCGCTCTTGGGCGGCAAGCGCCCCTACCACACGATCATTCCGGGCTTCATCACGCAAAAGGGCGAAGCCGTCGGGCCCTTCGGCATCATGGGCGGCTTCATGCAGCCGCAGGCCCACGTGCAGGTTGTGCAGAACATGATCGACTGGCACCTCAACCCGCAGCAGGCGCTCGACGCTCCGCGCTGGCAGTGGATCGGCGGCAAGAACGTCGAAGTCGAGCAGGAAACGCCCAACCACATCATTCGCCTCCTGCAGCGTCGCGGTCACAACATCATCGTGCAGCCCGACCCCTACCACATGGGACGCGGTCAGATGATTCTGCGCGATAAGTCGGGCGTGCTCGTGGGCGGCACGGAAAAGCGTACCGACGGCCAGATCGCTTCGTACTGA
- a CDS encoding LysR family transcriptional regulator, giving the protein MNLIALRCFVEAARTLNLTAAAERVFLTQPTLSRRIAELEDEFGTKLFVRTGRGLELTEKGMQLLHQAQAILNLVEETKRTMKAGDDLTGDLTIDAAEVPAFDEVARALARLRSAHPNVRVHVESTNGERALGDLRSGAAQFALVNAPVDLNGLDYAELRARARWGLWMSDALARSFPTGIAPDALRHLPLYVPRHPLIANRLAGWLGFPFDELRICGTYNLINNARRLARTGAVVLGLDVPGLLDASDDVRFVALEPELLTDALLVWPNGRRQNSVEAAFLEALREEVAAAGA; this is encoded by the coding sequence ATGAATCTCATCGCCCTGCGCTGCTTCGTCGAAGCTGCACGCACGCTCAACCTTACCGCCGCAGCCGAACGCGTCTTTCTCACGCAGCCGACGCTTTCTCGGCGCATTGCCGAACTCGAAGACGAATTCGGCACGAAACTCTTCGTGCGTACGGGGCGCGGTCTGGAGCTCACCGAAAAAGGCATGCAACTTCTGCATCAGGCGCAGGCCATTCTGAATCTCGTCGAAGAGACGAAGCGAACGATGAAAGCGGGCGACGATCTGACGGGCGACCTCACGATCGACGCCGCGGAAGTGCCCGCCTTCGACGAGGTGGCGCGGGCGCTCGCGCGCCTGCGAAGCGCCCACCCGAACGTGCGCGTGCACGTCGAAAGCACGAACGGCGAGCGGGCGCTCGGAGACCTCCGGTCGGGCGCCGCGCAGTTCGCGCTCGTGAACGCCCCCGTCGATTTGAACGGGCTCGACTACGCGGAGCTGCGTGCCCGAGCCCGTTGGGGCCTTTGGATGAGCGACGCGCTCGCGCGCAGCTTCCCGACGGGGATCGCGCCCGATGCTCTTCGGCACCTCCCCTTATACGTGCCGCGCCATCCCCTCATCGCCAATCGCCTCGCGGGCTGGCTGGGCTTTCCCTTCGACGAACTGCGGATTTGCGGAACGTACAACTTGATCAACAACGCGCGGCGCCTCGCGCGCACGGGTGCGGTCGTGCTCGGGCTCGACGTGCCGGGGTTGCTCGACGCCTCGGACGACGTGCGGTTCGTGGCGCTCGAGCCCGAACTTCTCACGGACGCCCTCCTCGTTTGGCCCAACGGTCGTCGGCAAAACTCCGTCGAAGCGGCGTTTCTCGAGGCGCTGCGCGAAGAGGTTGCGGCGGCCGGCGCGTAA
- a CDS encoding flavodoxin, translated as MSSASSRLNLSNASLVRRRLLGTAFALPLACAFRPVRGAASRRTLVVCYSRTGTTEALARAAAESLGADFRTIEPREPYAAEYSDMTDLAREEKHTGARRELKGPLPDASSYDLVVIASPVWWGGLSTPASTYLTDEARVGHLKGKLVATLHTSGSSGPRAARAEAERLAPDARFVGEPFIASGSRARTRTDQAQAWARKLLEEAL; from the coding sequence ATGTCATCTGCTTCTTCTCGGTTGAATCTCTCGAACGCGTCGCTCGTGCGGCGGCGTCTCCTCGGAACAGCCTTCGCACTGCCCTTGGCTTGTGCCTTCCGTCCCGTCCGGGGAGCCGCCTCCCGTCGCACGCTCGTCGTCTGCTATTCGCGCACGGGCACGACGGAAGCCCTCGCACGTGCCGCAGCCGAATCGCTCGGAGCCGACTTTCGCACGATCGAGCCGCGCGAGCCTTATGCGGCGGAGTATTCCGACATGACGGATCTCGCGCGCGAAGAAAAACACACGGGCGCCCGGCGCGAACTCAAGGGGCCCCTTCCCGATGCGAGCAGCTACGACCTCGTCGTCATCGCTTCGCCCGTGTGGTGGGGCGGACTCTCGACGCCCGCGAGCACGTACTTGACCGACGAAGCGCGCGTCGGGCACCTCAAAGGAAAGCTCGTCGCAACGCTTCATACGTCGGGCAGTTCCGGCCCGCGCGCCGCCCGTGCCGAAGCCGAACGACTCGCCCCCGACGCCCGGTTCGTCGGGGAACCCTTCATCGCCTCGGGCTCTCGGGCGCGCACGCGTACGGACCAAGCGCAAGCCTGGGCCCGCAAACTTCTTGAGGAGGCTCTATGA
- a CDS encoding DUF362 domain-containing protein, whose translation MTFRLTRRRFTAAVGTALVLPAGVPAFAVGEKPVVLHAPEPSPQALIALCRALQPAGLPANPRVGIKIHGGEARVNYPLFAALRDAYPGAAFVEINWASDFGGSRRHTQSHIEEIRSQGVTGEIDILDRDERDEDYVTVPVKNGIELTEIETTRVSLEAYDFLIDLTNFKVPSFAGYTGAVKDTGIGFASPRAKSIVHGPGYAKSEGFFRRLVDSARGIAGALSERMIHVNIVTDLKPVTLDGIEARSGTLGIFASKDPFAVDQAVVDAVYGRDNRAKLAAQPLERKIESGVLQLELFAPYDAPERDVRIETPKVV comes from the coding sequence ATGACGTTTCGATTGACGCGTCGCCGCTTTACGGCCGCCGTCGGTACGGCACTCGTTCTGCCCGCGGGGGTTCCCGCATTCGCGGTCGGCGAAAAGCCCGTCGTCCTCCATGCGCCGGAACCGTCGCCCCAAGCGCTCATTGCGCTTTGCCGCGCTCTGCAACCCGCGGGACTGCCCGCCAACCCCCGCGTTGGGATCAAGATCCACGGCGGCGAAGCGCGGGTCAACTATCCGCTTTTCGCCGCGTTGCGCGACGCGTATCCCGGCGCGGCCTTCGTCGAAATCAACTGGGCGAGCGACTTCGGCGGCAGCCGCCGTCATACGCAGAGCCACATCGAAGAAATCCGCAGCCAGGGCGTGACGGGTGAGATCGACATCCTTGACCGCGACGAGCGCGACGAAGATTACGTCACGGTGCCGGTCAAGAACGGGATCGAACTCACCGAAATCGAAACGACGCGGGTGTCCCTGGAAGCGTACGACTTCTTGATCGACCTTACGAACTTCAAGGTCCCGAGCTTTGCGGGCTATACGGGCGCCGTCAAGGATACGGGGATCGGCTTTGCGAGTCCGCGCGCAAAGAGCATCGTGCACGGCCCGGGCTACGCGAAAAGCGAAGGCTTTTTCCGGCGCCTTGTCGATTCCGCGCGCGGGATTGCCGGGGCCCTGAGCGAACGGATGATCCACGTCAACATCGTGACGGATCTCAAGCCCGTGACGCTCGACGGGATCGAAGCGCGTTCGGGAACGCTCGGGATTTTCGCTTCGAAAGATCCCTTTGCGGTCGATCAGGCCGTGGTCGATGCGGTCTACGGTCGGGACAACCGCGCGAAGCTCGCGGCTCAGCCCCTCGAACGGAAAATCGAAAGCGGCGTTCTGCAACTCGAACTCTTCGCACCCTACGACGCCCCCGAGCGCGACGTGCGGATCGAAACGCCGAAGGTCGTTTGA
- a CDS encoding cyclophilin-like fold protein produces the protein MKTLLFASLAAARRSLAVLSFLSISAFSFFPELAVSQTVYLVTNEGRHAVELLSNIVAHRLTERMPLEVAFEDYGSTERIAYLKEKLDVTGAPDSCTPAVGDLTYYAPWGNLAVFVKPFRHSEGLVPLGKLSPEALKAVKRSGDTVLRFEAAE, from the coding sequence GTGAAGACCCTGCTGTTTGCTTCTCTTGCCGCCGCACGCCGCTCGTTGGCCGTACTTTCTTTTCTCTCGATTTCCGCTTTTTCTTTCTTCCCGGAGCTTGCCGTGTCGCAAACCGTTTATCTCGTGACGAACGAAGGGCGCCATGCCGTGGAACTTCTCTCGAACATCGTCGCGCACCGTCTGACAGAGCGCATGCCGCTCGAAGTGGCCTTCGAAGATTACGGTTCGACGGAGCGCATCGCCTACCTCAAGGAAAAGCTCGATGTCACGGGCGCGCCCGACTCCTGTACGCCCGCTGTGGGCGACCTCACCTACTACGCGCCCTGGGGAAATCTCGCCGTTTTCGTGAAGCCTTTCCGCCATTCCGAAGGACTTGTGCCTCTCGGGAAATTGTCTCCCGAGGCGCTCAAGGCCGTGAAACGTTCGGGCGACACCGTCCTTCGCTTCGAAGCGGCCGAATGA
- a CDS encoding carboxymuconolactone decarboxylase family protein, with translation MQRRTLFLIALAAALPELEGAAAVQLSESTNTNIMPAASTQPELSTDAFSTLERMTKRDLGSMLTAINLDTARLVAVSALTAIGDEIALEEILKTALDEGVEADRLHEAMLQAMPYSGIPSTLRAERTLGHVLEARGVAFPKAGRAPSDEKRFEEGLRIQKGIFGEAIDTMHKNAKADERTLMVKLLTEFCFGDGYARGVLDTPVRELLTFATIAAMGGCEPQVKAHAGGNLSVGNTRAMLLDTLVVLVPYIGFPKTLNALAMVNEATKG, from the coding sequence ATGCAACGACGTACGCTTTTTCTAATCGCACTCGCCGCGGCGCTCCCCGAGCTCGAGGGAGCGGCCGCCGTACAACTCTCTGAATCTACGAATACGAACATCATGCCCGCTGCCTCTACTCAACCCGAACTTTCCACGGACGCCTTCTCCACGCTCGAACGCATGACGAAGCGCGACCTCGGCTCGATGCTCACGGCGATCAACCTCGATACGGCGCGCCTTGTGGCCGTTTCCGCCCTGACCGCGATCGGCGATGAAATCGCTCTCGAGGAGATTCTCAAAACGGCCCTTGACGAAGGGGTCGAAGCCGATCGGCTTCACGAAGCGATGCTGCAGGCGATGCCCTATTCGGGCATTCCGAGCACGCTTCGCGCCGAACGAACGCTCGGTCACGTACTTGAAGCGCGAGGCGTCGCCTTCCCGAAGGCGGGGCGCGCCCCCTCGGACGAAAAGCGTTTCGAAGAAGGCCTTCGCATCCAGAAGGGGATCTTCGGCGAAGCGATCGACACCATGCACAAAAACGCCAAGGCCGACGAGCGCACCCTCATGGTGAAACTCCTTACGGAGTTTTGCTTCGGCGACGGCTATGCGCGCGGCGTGCTCGACACCCCCGTGCGCGAACTCCTCACCTTCGCGACCATCGCCGCGATGGGCGGGTGCGAGCCGCAGGTGAAGGCCCATGCGGGCGGGAACCTTTCGGTCGGCAACACCCGCGCGATGCTCCTCGATACGCTCGTCGTTCTCGTTCCCTACATCGGCTTCCCGAAGACGCTCAACGCGCTCGCAATGGTCAACGAAGCGACAAAGGGCTGA